The proteins below come from a single Oryzomicrobium terrae genomic window:
- a CDS encoding sigma-54-dependent transcriptional regulator — MTTLPILVVEDDPNLREAICDTLELAGEPLVAVDSGPAAMAVLDSRPVGIVVSDVRMEPMDGITLLKSIRSRWPHLPVVLMTAFADVDRAVEAMRAGACDFLMKPFEPQALLAHIARYRLPDMAGDAGVVAADAASRNLFSLAARVAQTDATVLLTGESGVGKEVVARYIHRNSARRDGPFVAINCAAIPDSLLEATLFGYEKGAFTGATQAQAGKFEQAQNGTLLLDEVTEMPLSLQAKLLRVLQEREVERVGGKKPVSLDIRVVATSNRDMAEAVAKGIFREDLYYRLNVFPLPIPSLRQRRADIVPLARHFLADRGGKIGRPGLSLTPAAEHTLTVHDWPGNIRELENVMQRAMILAPADRVDAEHLHLPARPGGMVTPPMAAPVQPTVSDFSPMPVQTPHGEPFFSGVPLGTNIHAPSSLPPVEMPAQPAFAAASVAGDMSLGSPRRTENMRDLEREHILETLRAVGGSRKLAVERLGISERTLRHKLKQYREAGFLKE; from the coding sequence ATGACCACCCTGCCCATCCTGGTTGTAGAAGACGACCCCAATCTGCGTGAAGCCATTTGCGACACCCTCGAACTGGCGGGGGAGCCACTGGTCGCCGTGGATTCTGGTCCGGCGGCGATGGCGGTGCTCGATTCCCGACCGGTGGGCATCGTCGTCTCCGATGTGCGCATGGAGCCGATGGATGGCATCACCTTGCTCAAATCGATCCGCAGCCGCTGGCCGCACCTGCCGGTGGTACTGATGACCGCCTTTGCCGACGTGGATCGGGCAGTGGAGGCCATGCGCGCTGGGGCCTGTGACTTCCTCATGAAGCCCTTCGAGCCCCAGGCCCTGCTCGCCCACATCGCCCGCTACCGGCTGCCTGACATGGCCGGCGATGCCGGTGTGGTGGCCGCCGATGCGGCCTCGCGCAACCTCTTCTCCCTGGCAGCCCGGGTGGCCCAGACCGACGCCACGGTGTTGCTCACCGGCGAATCCGGCGTGGGCAAGGAAGTTGTCGCCCGCTACATCCACCGCAACTCGGCGCGCCGCGACGGCCCCTTCGTTGCCATCAACTGTGCGGCGATTCCCGATAGCCTGCTCGAAGCCACCCTGTTCGGCTACGAGAAGGGCGCCTTCACCGGCGCTACCCAGGCCCAGGCGGGCAAGTTCGAGCAGGCCCAGAACGGCACCCTGCTCCTCGACGAAGTGACCGAAATGCCCCTGTCGCTGCAAGCCAAGCTGCTGCGCGTGCTGCAGGAACGGGAGGTGGAACGGGTCGGCGGCAAGAAGCCGGTGTCCCTGGACATCCGCGTTGTCGCCACCTCCAACCGGGACATGGCCGAGGCCGTCGCCAAGGGTATCTTCCGCGAGGACTTGTATTACCGCCTCAATGTCTTCCCCTTGCCGATTCCGTCGCTGCGGCAACGGCGTGCCGATATCGTGCCCCTGGCCCGGCACTTTCTTGCCGACCGGGGCGGCAAAATCGGCCGGCCGGGCTTGTCCCTGACACCGGCCGCAGAGCACACCCTGACGGTTCACGACTGGCCGGGCAACATCCGCGAGCTGGAAAACGTCATGCAGCGGGCGATGATCCTGGCACCGGCCGACCGGGTCGATGCCGAGCATCTGCATCTGCCGGCTCGGCCTGGTGGCATGGTGACACCGCCAATGGCCGCGCCGGTACAGCCGACGGTGTCGGACTTTTCCCCAATGCCCGTCCAAACTCCGCACGGGGAGCCATTCTTCAGTGGTGTCCCCTTGGGAACCAATATCCACGCGCCTTCCAGCCTCCCCCCCGTGGAGATGCCCGCCCAGCCTGCCTTTGCGGCCGCCTCGGTTGCTGGTGATATGTCGCTTGGCTCGCCGCGCCGTACCGAGAACATGCGGGATCTGGAGCGAGAGCACATCCTGGAAACCCTGCGCGCCGTCGGCGGTTCTCGCAAGCTGGCCGTGGAGCGTTTGGGAATTTCCGAGCGTACTTTGCGTCATAAGCTCAAGCAGTACCGGGAAGCGGGGTTTCTCAAAGAGTGA
- the fliE gene encoding flagellar hook-basal body complex protein FliE, translating to MDSNGINDLLGQMRATAALAAGKPAQAGADAAAPGGVDFAQVLQNSINQVNQTQQQAQSMAENFSGGDPNANLHEVMIALQKANVSFQEMVQVRNRLVAAYQDVMNMQV from the coding sequence ATGGACAGCAACGGAATCAATGACCTTCTCGGCCAGATGCGCGCCACTGCCGCCCTGGCCGCCGGCAAGCCGGCCCAGGCCGGAGCGGATGCCGCCGCTCCGGGCGGGGTTGATTTCGCCCAGGTTCTGCAAAATTCGATCAATCAGGTCAACCAGACTCAGCAGCAGGCGCAATCCATGGCGGAGAACTTCTCTGGAGGTGATCCCAACGCCAACCTGCACGAGGTCATGATTGCCCTGCAAAAGGCCAACGTTTCCTTCCAGGAAATGGTTCAGGTACGTAATCGCCTCGTGGCGGCCTATCAGGACGTGATGAACATGCAGGTGTAA
- a CDS encoding flagellar brake protein, whose amino-acid sequence MPDNEQAQGAENLTSPFDLEESDHYSKYLLFSRSEMLFLLRALQQKGCMVTAHFDHGNSFFLTSLIEVDGDELVFDYGSNDEMNRKVQGADKVVFTSSLDKVKVQFSLPGLSATTYEGRPAFSGAIPESILRLQRREYFRLSTPLASPLKCFIPTEEGILETTVLDISGGGIGLMLPADRKDFPVDSAFSNCRLELPEEGTINFNMIVRNAFFLTNKSGNSYLRIGCEFDNLSGARLSAIQRYITRIERERKARESGML is encoded by the coding sequence ATGCCCGATAACGAACAGGCGCAGGGAGCAGAAAATCTGACCTCGCCCTTCGATCTCGAAGAATCAGACCATTACAGCAAGTACCTGCTGTTCTCCCGCAGTGAAATGCTGTTCCTGCTCCGTGCGCTCCAACAAAAGGGCTGCATGGTCACCGCCCATTTCGACCACGGCAACTCCTTTTTCCTCACCTCCCTGATCGAGGTGGATGGGGATGAGCTCGTGTTTGATTACGGCAGCAACGACGAAATGAACCGCAAGGTCCAGGGGGCCGACAAGGTGGTATTCACCTCGTCCCTGGACAAGGTAAAAGTCCAGTTTTCCCTGCCCGGCCTGAGCGCAACGACCTACGAAGGACGGCCAGCGTTTTCCGGCGCCATCCCCGAATCGATCCTGCGCCTGCAACGACGGGAGTATTTCCGCCTTTCCACGCCATTGGCGAGCCCCCTCAAATGCTTCATTCCGACCGAGGAAGGCATTCTGGAAACTACGGTGCTCGACATCAGCGGCGGCGGGATCGGCTTGATGCTGCCCGCAGACCGCAAGGACTTTCCGGTCGACAGCGCGTTTAGCAACTGCCGCCTAGAATTGCCGGAGGAAGGTACGATCAATTTCAACATGATCGTGCGCAACGCATTTTTCCTCACCAACAAAAGCGGCAATAGTTACCTGCGTATCGGTTGCGAATTCGACAACCTCTCCGGTGCTCGCCTTTCCGCCATTCAGCGCTACATCACCCGCATCGAACGGGAACGCAAGGCGCGGGAAAGCGGCATGCTGTAA
- a CDS encoding EscU/YscU/HrcU family type III secretion system export apparatus switch protein: protein MTKADNLKSAVALAYLEADVAPRVVAKGRGVIAEEIISRAREHGVYVHESPELVALLMQVDLDDRIPPQLYVAVAELLAWLYRIESGGSNETPPLFKGPAHPIRPDQAVNSP from the coding sequence ATGACCAAGGCTGACAACCTCAAGAGCGCGGTCGCCCTGGCCTATCTCGAGGCGGACGTTGCGCCCCGGGTCGTCGCCAAGGGACGGGGCGTGATTGCCGAGGAAATCATTTCCCGTGCCCGGGAACATGGCGTCTACGTGCATGAATCACCAGAGTTGGTGGCCTTACTGATGCAGGTCGATCTTGATGACCGCATCCCCCCCCAGCTCTACGTGGCCGTTGCCGAACTGCTTGCCTGGCTGTATCGCATCGAAAGCGGCGGATCCAACGAAACGCCCCCGCTGTTCAAAGGTCCGGCCCACCCAATACGACCTGACCAGGCCGTGAATTCGCCGTAA
- a CDS encoding flagellar hook-length control protein FliK, which translates to MIPADLASRLRLLSESTVQPLTPASEISDKLSDLVPGQRVLAEIQAQLPNGAYRAMVAQRELVLALPFSAKSGDSLELEVVENDGRLALALLTKVGEKEQAPPSGVTASLSQAGKLISTLLSGDNSQAQNKGAILNSGAPILATPPNDDTATPQLARALQQAVGTSGMFYESHQGKWIGGQMPREALLAEPQGKLSRLLTLPSTAATSPAGPADAPLLTSSRNESAASAAQSPLPPPASLPGAGTPAVAPEATQLVQQQLAALANQVFAWQGQVWPGQDMRWEISEEEKQRSSGGEEAPRWQTSLHLQLPSLGGIDAELRLQGSNLTLHMTAPAETSERLQNATPALHQALADAGLALTAVDIQRHDQG; encoded by the coding sequence ATGATCCCCGCCGACCTGGCTTCTCGACTGAGGCTGCTCAGCGAGAGCACGGTTCAGCCCCTTACCCCGGCAAGCGAGATTTCGGACAAGCTGTCCGATCTCGTTCCTGGGCAACGGGTTTTGGCCGAGATTCAGGCACAGTTGCCGAACGGGGCTTACCGGGCGATGGTGGCACAGCGGGAGTTAGTACTCGCCCTACCGTTTTCAGCCAAGTCAGGGGACTCCCTCGAACTGGAGGTGGTGGAAAACGACGGCCGACTGGCCCTCGCTCTCCTCACCAAGGTTGGCGAAAAAGAACAGGCACCGCCTTCTGGCGTTACCGCCAGTCTGAGCCAAGCCGGCAAGCTGATCAGCACGCTGTTGAGTGGGGACAACTCCCAAGCCCAGAACAAGGGGGCAATCCTCAATAGCGGCGCACCAATTCTCGCCACCCCCCCCAACGACGATACGGCAACGCCACAGCTTGCCCGCGCGCTGCAGCAGGCGGTTGGCACCAGTGGGATGTTCTATGAATCCCATCAAGGCAAGTGGATCGGAGGTCAAATGCCGCGGGAAGCGCTCCTGGCCGAACCCCAGGGGAAGCTATCGCGACTGCTGACATTACCCTCCACCGCCGCAACGTCCCCCGCCGGGCCAGCCGACGCACCGCTATTGACCTCCTCGCGAAACGAAAGCGCAGCATCGGCCGCCCAATCCCCCTTACCACCGCCCGCCAGTCTGCCAGGCGCGGGCACCCCGGCCGTAGCCCCCGAAGCCACGCAGCTAGTGCAGCAACAGCTCGCCGCCCTGGCCAATCAGGTATTTGCCTGGCAGGGCCAGGTTTGGCCGGGGCAGGATATGCGCTGGGAAATCAGCGAAGAGGAAAAGCAACGGAGCAGTGGTGGGGAGGAAGCCCCCCGCTGGCAGACCAGCCTGCACCTGCAGCTGCCCTCCCTGGGAGGCATTGACGCCGAACTACGCCTCCAGGGCAGCAACCTTACCTTGCACATGACGGCGCCGGCCGAAACCAGCGAGCGACTGCAAAACGCCACCCCGGCCCTGCACCAGGCCCTGGCCGATGCCGGGCTGGCCCTCACCGCCGTCGATATCCAGCGCCATGACCAAGGCTGA